Proteins from a single region of Thermotoga maritima MSB8:
- a CDS encoding SHOCT-like domain-containing protein, which yields MSDEIRKILEAVARGEISPEEGEMLIKAMQEKEREENGSKDDFSEREGDYILDEDEMVEEDLVLSKKKAIIRGKIKGDLALINCETFFSGEVGR from the coding sequence ATGTCTGACGAAATCAGAAAGATTCTGGAGGCCGTGGCAAGAGGAGAGATCAGTCCAGAAGAAGGGGAGATGCTGATAAAAGCGATGCAGGAAAAGGAAAGAGAAGAAAACGGGTCAAAAGATGATTTTTCTGAACGGGAGGGCGACTACATCCTCGACGAAGACGAGATGGTGGAAGAAGATCTCGTCCTTTCTAAAAAGAAAGCGATCATAAGGGGGAAAATTAAAGGAGATCTCGCACTCATCAACTGTGAGACGTTCTTTTCCGGAGAGGTTGGAAGGTGA